In Arthrobacter alpinus, a single window of DNA contains:
- a CDS encoding acyl-CoA carboxylase subunit beta translates to MSHDLSTTAGKIADFRDRMAQAAVPSGEAAVEKQHAKGKNTARERIDLLVDPDSFVEFDALAVHRSTAFGMEKKKPLGDGVVSGYGTVDGRLVAIYSQDFSVYGGSLSQVNGEKIVKVQEFALRNGCPVVGINDGGGARIQEGVASLAMFADIFRNNVHASGVVPQISLIMGPCAGGAAYSPALTDYVVMVDKTSHMFITGPDVIKTVTGEDVDMETLGGARQHNTTTGTSTYLATDESDAIEFVRELLDFLPSNNLAEAPVTEHDQELELDAGDLALDALIPDSANHPYNMRAVIEQIVDDGHFLEMQALYAPNVMIGYGRIEGHTVGIVANQPMQFAGTLDINASEKAARFVRNCDAFNIPIITLVDVPGFLPGKDQEFQGIIRRGAKLLYAYAEATVPKLTVITRKAYGGAYIVMGSKKLGADLNLAWPTAQIGVMGAQGAVNILYRRDLAAVEAEGGDVEARRSEIVRHYEDELLNPYQAAELGYIDAVIAPSDTRIQLIKGLRALRDKRASLPSKKHGNIPL, encoded by the coding sequence ATGAGCCACGATCTATCAACGACAGCAGGCAAAATTGCCGATTTCCGCGACCGGATGGCTCAAGCTGCAGTCCCCTCCGGCGAGGCAGCCGTTGAAAAGCAACACGCCAAGGGTAAGAACACGGCCCGCGAACGCATCGACCTGCTCGTTGACCCGGACTCCTTTGTGGAGTTTGATGCCCTTGCCGTGCACCGCTCCACGGCCTTCGGCATGGAGAAGAAGAAGCCCTTGGGCGACGGCGTCGTCTCCGGCTACGGCACGGTGGATGGCCGTCTGGTTGCCATCTACAGCCAGGACTTCAGCGTCTACGGCGGCTCCCTGAGCCAGGTCAACGGGGAAAAGATTGTCAAGGTGCAGGAATTCGCGCTGCGCAACGGCTGCCCGGTAGTGGGCATCAACGACGGAGGTGGCGCGCGCATTCAGGAAGGCGTGGCCTCGCTGGCAATGTTTGCGGACATTTTCCGCAACAACGTTCACGCCTCGGGTGTTGTCCCGCAGATCTCCCTCATCATGGGCCCGTGCGCCGGCGGTGCCGCGTACTCCCCCGCCCTGACCGATTACGTTGTCATGGTGGATAAGACTTCCCACATGTTCATCACGGGTCCCGACGTCATCAAGACCGTCACGGGTGAAGACGTGGACATGGAAACCCTCGGTGGTGCCCGCCAGCACAACACCACTACCGGAACGTCCACCTACCTGGCCACTGATGAGAGTGACGCCATTGAGTTTGTCCGCGAACTGCTGGACTTCCTCCCGTCCAACAACCTTGCCGAGGCCCCTGTCACCGAGCATGACCAGGAGTTGGAGCTCGACGCCGGAGACCTCGCCTTGGATGCCCTCATCCCGGACTCGGCGAACCACCCGTACAACATGCGCGCCGTGATCGAGCAGATCGTTGACGACGGCCACTTCCTGGAAATGCAGGCACTGTACGCACCCAACGTCATGATCGGCTACGGCCGCATCGAGGGCCACACCGTGGGCATCGTGGCCAACCAGCCCATGCAGTTCGCCGGCACCCTTGACATCAACGCTTCCGAGAAGGCTGCCCGCTTTGTCCGCAACTGCGATGCCTTCAACATCCCGATCATCACCTTGGTTGACGTTCCCGGTTTCCTCCCGGGCAAGGACCAGGAATTCCAGGGCATAATCCGCCGCGGCGCCAAGCTGTTGTACGCCTACGCAGAGGCCACCGTGCCGAAGCTGACGGTCATCACCCGCAAGGCTTACGGCGGAGCGTACATCGTGATGGGCTCGAAGAAGCTCGGCGCAGACTTGAACCTGGCCTGGCCCACAGCCCAGATCGGCGTCATGGGCGCACAGGGTGCAGTCAATATCCTGTACCGCCGCGATTTGGCCGCCGTGGAAGCAGAGGGTGGCGACGTCGAGGCACGCCGCTCCGAGATCGTCCGCCACTACGAGGACGAACTGCTCAACCCCTACCAGGCAGCCGAGCTTGGTTACATTGACGCCGTCATCGCCCCCAGCGACACCCGCATCCAGCTCATCAAGGGCCTGCGCGCCCTGCGTGACAAGCGGGCCAGCCTGCCCTCCAAGAAGCATGGGAACATCCCCCTGTGA
- a CDS encoding acyl-CoA carboxylase subunit epsilon, translating into MTSNQPQETAETPLLNVTRGNPTAEELAAVTAVVLALQSGGSEESAKTPTRQWARRAQLNLPPRPGAGSWRRSGR; encoded by the coding sequence GTGACGAGCAACCAGCCACAGGAAACAGCCGAGACCCCGTTGCTCAACGTGACCCGCGGCAATCCCACCGCCGAAGAGCTGGCCGCCGTGACCGCCGTCGTACTTGCCCTGCAGTCCGGCGGCAGTGAAGAAAGCGCCAAGACTCCCACCCGGCAGTGGGCGCGGCGCGCGCAGTTGAATCTTCCGCCGCGGCCCGGTGCCGGTTCGTGGAGGCGTTCGGGGCGGTAG
- a CDS encoding DUF885 domain-containing protein — translation MTLPSPATRAATAIDHVANTYTETLLELDPGFATALGRPGHESEYRDHSPEGLKAVAQAARETLEKLAALTPADDVDKVTLHAMNERLGLDLELHASGWVLADLNNIASPAQEIRAIFDLMPTASVADWEHISARLANVPGAVDGYVLSLRAGAERGLVSARRQVLAVIEQCERHAAADGFFVTLARDAAATDHAELPAQLTTALLANAELARAGYESLVNFLRQELLPLAPANDAVGRERYALASRQFLGAAVDLEETYAWGVAELDRIIAEQEIVANTIKPGASIAEAKSILNADPARQLHGTEALTQWMQELSNAAVNDLAGTQFDIPDIMRALECRIAPTQDGGIYYTGPSEDFSRPGRMWWSVPVGEDSFTTWAETTTVYHEGVPGHHLQVATATYQSALLNDWRRNVCWVSGHGEGWALYAERLMDDLGYLADPGDKMGMLDGQRMRAARVVFDIGVHLQLQIPASWGSGTWTPETGYDFLAANLDISAGQLDFEFNRYLGWPGQAPSYKIGQRLWEEIRDARAARDGVAFSLRDFHTQALNLGSVGLDTLKVALLD, via the coding sequence ATGACTTTGCCTTCACCGGCCACTCGTGCCGCCACCGCCATTGACCACGTTGCAAACACCTACACGGAAACGCTGCTGGAGCTCGATCCCGGATTCGCGACTGCGCTTGGCCGTCCCGGGCATGAAAGTGAGTATCGTGATCACTCCCCTGAGGGGCTGAAAGCGGTGGCTCAGGCGGCGCGTGAGACGTTGGAGAAGTTGGCCGCCCTGACACCTGCGGACGACGTCGACAAGGTCACCTTGCACGCCATGAATGAGCGGCTTGGCCTTGATCTCGAACTGCATGCGAGTGGCTGGGTGCTGGCGGACTTGAACAATATTGCCTCTCCCGCGCAGGAAATTCGGGCCATTTTTGACCTCATGCCCACCGCGTCCGTTGCGGATTGGGAGCACATCTCGGCGCGCCTGGCCAATGTTCCGGGCGCCGTGGATGGCTACGTCCTCTCGCTGCGGGCCGGCGCTGAGCGCGGTTTGGTTTCGGCCCGGCGGCAGGTTCTCGCCGTGATCGAGCAGTGCGAACGGCATGCTGCCGCTGACGGTTTCTTCGTGACCCTGGCCCGGGATGCCGCTGCAACGGACCACGCCGAACTTCCGGCCCAGCTCACCACCGCTCTCCTCGCCAATGCCGAGCTGGCGCGTGCAGGCTATGAATCACTGGTGAACTTCTTGCGCCAGGAACTGCTTCCCTTGGCTCCGGCGAATGATGCCGTAGGCAGGGAACGTTACGCGCTCGCCTCGCGACAGTTCCTTGGCGCGGCAGTTGACCTCGAGGAAACGTATGCCTGGGGCGTTGCCGAACTCGATCGGATCATTGCCGAGCAGGAAATCGTGGCAAACACCATCAAGCCAGGGGCCAGCATCGCCGAGGCCAAATCGATTCTCAACGCCGATCCCGCCCGCCAATTGCACGGCACCGAGGCACTTACGCAGTGGATGCAGGAACTCTCCAATGCTGCGGTAAATGATCTTGCCGGCACGCAATTCGATATCCCTGACATCATGCGTGCCCTTGAATGCCGCATTGCGCCCACCCAGGACGGTGGCATCTACTACACGGGCCCGTCGGAGGACTTCTCCCGCCCGGGGCGCATGTGGTGGTCAGTGCCCGTGGGTGAGGATTCCTTCACCACGTGGGCGGAAACCACCACGGTCTACCACGAGGGCGTGCCGGGCCATCACCTGCAGGTGGCCACGGCAACCTACCAATCGGCATTGCTGAACGATTGGCGCCGGAACGTTTGCTGGGTCTCCGGCCACGGCGAAGGCTGGGCCTTGTACGCCGAACGGCTCATGGACGATCTGGGCTATCTCGCAGACCCGGGCGACAAGATGGGCATGCTCGATGGCCAGCGCATGCGCGCCGCCAGGGTTGTATTTGACATCGGCGTCCACCTGCAGCTGCAAATTCCTGCCAGCTGGGGCTCCGGCACATGGACGCCGGAGACGGGCTACGATTTCCTGGCCGCCAACCTGGACATCTCCGCCGGCCAGCTGGACTTTGAATTCAACCGCTACCTCGGCTGGCCGGGTCAGGCGCCGTCCTACAAGATCGGCCAGCGGCTCTGGGAAGAAATCCGGGATGCCCGTGCTGCACGTGACGGTGTGGCGTTCTCCCTGCGCGACTTCCACACCCAGGCACTCAACCTTGGTTCTGTGGGCCTGGACACCTTAAAGGTGGCCCTTCTCGACTAG
- a CDS encoding biotin--[acetyl-CoA-carboxylase] ligase, which yields MTGAATPNEPTSHDPAPLQAPLLKAALTHPQGVFGRVEVVASAGSTNTDLAAGASDSRQYYPDLSVLIADAQPAGKGRLGRTWEVPAGSAMISSVFLRPGGQARQAGRTPSAFATTGYGWLSVLAGIALCDSLRALTGIPAELKWPNDVVVNGRKLAGILAQVVPAAVAGPDLGLGVVVGVGVNVSLSAEQLPTERATSLLVEGVDILDRNLLLPAYLNKFASLYHEFVAVGGDAGRALESGPSVMELAENFMGTLGQQVRAELPGGAILLGTATALQGDGSLLVRDVAGTVHAVSAGDVIHLRRTDSDGRAHYA from the coding sequence ATGACTGGTGCCGCAACTCCCAATGAGCCAACTTCCCATGACCCGGCGCCACTGCAAGCACCTCTTCTCAAGGCCGCACTGACGCATCCGCAAGGGGTTTTCGGCCGGGTGGAGGTAGTTGCCTCGGCAGGTTCAACCAACACGGACTTGGCTGCCGGTGCCTCTGACAGCCGCCAGTACTACCCAGACCTGAGCGTGCTGATTGCCGACGCACAGCCAGCAGGAAAGGGGCGCCTTGGCAGGACCTGGGAAGTTCCGGCCGGTTCGGCAATGATCTCAAGCGTCTTCCTCCGCCCGGGTGGCCAAGCCCGGCAGGCGGGACGAACACCTTCGGCCTTCGCCACAACAGGCTACGGCTGGTTGTCAGTTCTCGCCGGCATTGCCTTGTGTGATTCCCTTCGCGCGCTCACAGGCATACCCGCCGAACTCAAGTGGCCCAACGACGTTGTGGTCAATGGGCGAAAACTGGCAGGAATTCTTGCCCAAGTCGTGCCGGCAGCCGTGGCGGGACCAGATCTGGGGCTCGGCGTGGTGGTTGGGGTGGGAGTCAATGTCAGCCTGAGCGCGGAGCAGTTGCCCACGGAACGAGCAACATCGTTGCTGGTTGAGGGCGTCGATATTCTTGATCGGAACCTCCTGCTGCCCGCCTACCTCAATAAGTTCGCCTCCTTGTATCACGAGTTTGTTGCTGTGGGAGGGGACGCTGGCCGAGCCTTGGAGTCTGGGCCAAGCGTCATGGAGTTGGCGGAAAACTTCATGGGCACGCTGGGCCAACAGGTCCGTGCGGAATTGCCCGGTGGCGCCATCTTGCTGGGCACTGCCACGGCACTGCAGGGCGATGGCAGCTTGCTGGTGCGCGATGTTGCCGGGACGGTGCATGCCGTGAGCGCTGGGGATGTGATCCACCTGCGCCGTACCGACTCCGATGGCAGGGCGCATTATGCCTAA